A region of Acidimicrobiales bacterium DNA encodes the following proteins:
- a CDS encoding DUF899 family protein, translating into MTTTGDASSDLPGMPPVVDQATWEAAREALLVREKAHTREGDAIAAARRRLPMVEVDGTVEVVGAGGPVPFLDLFEGRDELVVYQHMWYDDAPHQGQCEGCTTTVWHLKDAVYLDARGVSYAVLTSGRWEEVAPYVEFMGYTQPWYSVRGVPAPIGGEMGHLACFLRHGDRVFLTYATTGRGNEPANGSLGVLDMTPYGRREGWEDVPEGWPEVPDAGSPVGGHGAPISWYWRADADGNATWGPTSRPVPQWTRPGAGPVDTLGRQRGHH; encoded by the coding sequence ATGACGACCACCGGCGATGCGAGCAGCGACCTCCCCGGGATGCCGCCGGTGGTCGACCAGGCGACCTGGGAGGCGGCCAGGGAGGCGCTGCTCGTCCGGGAGAAGGCGCACACGCGCGAGGGGGACGCCATCGCCGCGGCCCGGCGGCGGCTGCCGATGGTCGAGGTGGACGGCACCGTCGAGGTCGTCGGCGCCGGCGGGCCGGTCCCGTTCCTCGACCTGTTCGAGGGCCGCGACGAGCTCGTCGTGTACCAGCACATGTGGTACGACGACGCGCCGCACCAGGGCCAGTGCGAGGGCTGCACCACGACCGTCTGGCACCTGAAGGACGCCGTCTACCTGGACGCGAGGGGCGTGTCGTACGCCGTGCTCACCTCGGGCCGGTGGGAGGAGGTGGCGCCCTACGTCGAGTTCATGGGCTACACCCAGCCGTGGTACTCGGTGCGGGGCGTGCCGGCGCCGATCGGCGGCGAGATGGGGCACCTCGCCTGCTTCCTGCGCCACGGCGACCGCGTGTTCCTCACCTACGCCACGACCGGGCGGGGCAACGAGCCGGCCAACGGGTCCCTCGGCGTGCTCGACATGACCCCCTACGGCCGCCGGGAGGGCTGGGAGGACGTCCCGGAGGGCTGGCCCGAGGTGCCGGACGCCGGGTCGCCGGTCGGCGGGCACGGCGCGCCGATCTCCTGGTACTGGCGCGCCGACGCCGACGGCAACGCCACCTGGGGGCCGACCAGCCGGCCCGTCCCGCAGTGGACCCGCCCGGGCGCCGGTCCCGTCGACACGCTCGGCCGGCAGCGCGGGCACCACTGA